A segment of the bacterium genome:
TTGTCATTCCGGTCCGCGAGGGCGATCCCGCCGCCGGCGAAGGCATTATCCAGGATCGCTCTTCCTCGGGCGCGACGCTCTATGTCGAACCCATGGCGGTGGTGGAGCTGAACAACCGGCTGCAACGGCTCGGTCTGGAAGAGGCGCGCGAAGTGCGCCGCATCCTCCTGGCCCTCACCGAGCAGGTCCGCGACCACCGCGAACCGCTTGCCGATGATGTCGACTCGATCGGCGCGCTCGACGCCGTCCATGCGCTCGCCCGGTTCGGCTTGCACATCGACGGGATTGTGCCCGGACGGGTCGCCACCGCGTCGATTACCCTGCGGCAGGCGCGTCACCCGCTTTTGGTGCTTAAGGCGGCGCGTCTGCCGAAGTCCGAGCGCGCGCCGGTGGTGCCGATGAGTCTTGCCATCGGCGATCAGCACACCGCGATCATCGTCACCGGACCGAACACCGGCGGCAAGACCGTCGCGCTGAAGACCGTCGGGCTTCTGACCCTCATGGCGCAGGCGGGCTGGCCGTTGCCGGTCGCCGAGGGCACCGCCATCGGGTTGTTTGACCATGTGATCGCCGACATCGGCGACGAGCAATCGATCGAGTCTTCGCTGTCGACGTTCTCGTCGCACCTGATGCGCATCAACGACGCGCTGGCGCGCGCCAACGACCGCACGCTCGTCCTGCTCGACGAGCTGGGCGCCGGCACCGACCCGAAGGAGGGCGCGGCGCTGGGCGAGGCGATCATCGGCGAATTGACCGAACGCGGCACCCGGCTGGTGGTCACCACCCACCACTCGGCGCTCAAGACGCTCTCCCAGCACGATCCCCGCATCGAGAACGCGTCGCTGGTCTTCGATGTGAAGACGCTCTCGCCGACCTACCAATTCCGTGTCGGGCTGCCCGGCGCCTCCTATGCCATCGACATCGCCCGCCGGCTGGGGGTGTCGCCGACGGTCATTGACCGCGCCATGTCCCTGGTCGATGCGCAGGAACGCGACCTCACCAGTCTGCTCAATGAGCTCGATGAGCGTCTCGAGACGCTGCGCGCCCAACAGGAGGACCTGGAGGAAAAGCAGCGCGCCGCCGCCTCGCTGGAGGAACTGTACAAGGCCCGTGTGGCCACGCTGGAGAAGTCGGCCAGCGAGCGCAAGCAGGAGGCGCTGGCCGAAGCCGAACGAATCGTCGAGGGCACCCGCCGCGAGATGGAGAACCTGGTGCGTGAAATCCGCGAAACTCAGGCGGAGAAGGACAAGGTGAAGCAATCGCACCACACCATCACCGCCCGCCTCGAGGACATCCGCGAACGCAGACGCGAACTCGCCCCGACACCAGCGGCGCCGGAGCAGCTCCAAGGCCCGCTGACCGTTGGCGACAAGGTCTGGATCGAGGCCTTCCGCAAGGAAGGCGAGGTGATCGACCTCGACACCGCCCGCGGCAAGCTCAAAGTCCGCATCGGCGATTTCCTCTATGCGCTCGACCGCTCGGCGGTCACCCGGGTCAAGGGCGCCGCAGAGTCCGAACCCGCCAAACCGGTGATCCGCATCCGTGTGCAATCGACCACCGAGATCGGCCCCGAACTTTCGCTGCGCGGCGAGACCGCCGAGGATGCGCTGATCCTGCTTGATCGCTACCTCGATGACGCCATCCTCGCCGGCTGGCAGGAAGTGCGCATTGTGCACGGCAAGGGGGAGGGCATCCTCCGTCGCGCCGTGACCGAGTTCCTCGCCAAGGACAAGCGCGTCGAATCGCGCCGCCTCGGCGAGTGGAACGAAGGCGCCGATGGGGTGACGATCGCGCGGTTGAAATCATCGTAATCGTGTGCGCACATCGCCGTGGCCCTGACCTCGGTCAGGGCCACCCCTGCTGGGAGATGGCATTTGTGGAGGGCGAGGCTCCCGCCGAGCCTGCTCCTCGGTGCCAGTAAATTGATCGGTACCATTCGCTCACGCACAACCAGCTGCAGGCTCTGACCAGGGTCAGGGCCGCCCCGGTGGATACAGCGACGTGGACCCCGCGCATTGGCCGCGCGTTTTTCGTATCTTGACGGTCGAATGCCCGACGATGCCATCAAAGATCAGGTCAAGGAGGCGACCGACATTGTCGCGGTGATCGGCCAGTATGTCACGCTGCGCCGGCGCGGCACCAACCTGATCGGCCTCTGTCCGTTCCACACCGAGAAGACGCCGTCGTTTACGGTCCATGCCGACCGGCAGTTTTTCCACTGCTTCGGCTGCGGCAAGGGCGGCGATGTCTTCACGTTCCTGATGGAGCATGAGGGATGGTCGTTTCCCGAGGCGCTCAAGTACTGCGCCGAGAAAGCCGGAATCACCCTGCCGGAGCGCCGCGAGCGCGATGACCCGCAGTCGCGACTGCGCGACGAAATGTCAGCGGCGCTCGAACTGGCCGACAAGATCTTCCGGCACACCCTCTTCACTCCCGTCGGCAAGCATGCGCTCGATTATCTGAAAAATCGTGGTTTCCAGGAACAGACGCTCAAGCGCGCCGGGATCGGCTATGCGCCCCCCGGTTACGAAACCGTGCTGAAGACCGCCGAAGCGCGCGGCATCACGCGCAAGATCCTCGAGGCGGCCGGGCTGATCACGCATTCGGCCAAGGGCGGAAATCCCTACGACCGTTTCCGCAACCGCGTCACCTTTCCCATCGTCAACCTCTCCGGCAAGACCGTCGGCTTCGGCGCCCGCGCCCTCTCCGATGAGGATCAGCCCAAATACCTGAACTCCCCCGAAACGGCGCTATATCAGAAGGGCCGCCTGCTCTATGGGCTCGTGGTCGCCCGCGATGCGATCCGTCGCGAGAATCGCGCAATCCTGGTCGAAGGATACATGGACTGGCTGACGATGGTCGAAGCCGGCATCGACAACGTGGTGGCGGTCTCCGGCACGGCGCTGACCGACATGCAGGCCAAGCTGCTGTCGCGCTTCTGCGAGCGGGTGACCATGATGTTCGACGCCGATGCAGCTGGCCAGCGCGCCGCGCTGCGCGGCATCGACATCGCCTACAACGCCGCCCTCGGCGTCGACATCGCGGTGCTGCCCAAAGGCGAAGACCCCGACAGCCTGATCCGCAAGCAGGGCGGCCAGGCCCTGCGCCGGGTGCTAAACGCGGCGGTCGGCATCGTTGAGTACCGGGTCGAAAACGAGCGTGCCAAGGCCCCCGGGGGCCGTTTGGATTTTCTGGCGCAGGAAAAACTGATCAAGGAGTTCGGCGAGCTGGCGGTGAAACTGGCCGACCCAACCCGGCGCGAGGCCTTCCTCGCCGAAGTCGCCGCCACCGTCGGAGTCGAGATGTCAGTGGTGCGCCAGGCGCTGAAACTGGCGCCGGCCCCGCGTCCGCCCAAGGCGGAGGCGCCGCCGCGCGAACTGCTGAGCGGCCACGCCGGCTTCCTGCGCCTGCTGCTTGAATCGCCCGACTATGTCGCGCGTGCCCGCTTGGCGGTGCTCGCCGATGACTTCGACCACCCGCTTTTGCGCGCGATGTACCAGGCGCTGCTCGACAAGACCGCCGATGGTTCCTGGCCGACTACGCCGCAGGAACTGGGCGCCACGCCGGAGGAAGTCGAGCATTGGTCGCGGCTGATGACCCACAGCGTCGATCCCGCCACGCGCGACCGCGCTTTTGAGGACGGCTTGCGGGACTTCGCGCAACGACGGCGTCCCGCGCCGCAGTTGCGCCAGTTGATTGCGCAGGCGGAGCGCGCGGGCGAGACTGCCAAGGCGCGTGAACTGACCGAACGGCTCGCCGAACAACTGCGCCTCGATAAGACGGAACCTGCTGAGGGAAAAGCGGGTAAAGGAGATTACGGCGGGGGAAAAACCCCTTGACTGAAATGGCAAAAATCGGGCATAATGAGGGTTACCACCGCGCAAGCGGCGGCGAGTTCGCGGCAGATTTCGGCTCTACGCAGGGCCCATAGCTCAGCGGTTAGAGCTGCTGACTCATAATCAGTAGGTCCCAGGTTCGAGTCCTGGTGGGCCCACCACGGGGGAAAGGACAGGGCCAGGTTCCGCAAGGGGTCGCGCCGCAAGGCAGGACGAACCGGGACTGGTCGAACGGATAAGGCGGGCGATTAGCTCAGTTGGTTAGAGCGTTCGGTTCACATCCGAAAGGTCACTGGTTCAAGTCCAGTATTGCCCACCACTGAAAGCTCTACGATGGCTGTGACTGATATACCGACAACGCTTTCTGCTCACGCTCTTGCGCCGCGGGCCGCCTACGGTCCGGGCCGCGTCTGCCGCGCGCACCATCCCGGTGCGCGCGTTTTCGTTTCCGTCCCCTTCCATGACACAGACTATGGCGACTAAAGCAACCATGCACGAAGCCGTGGACCTGCTGCTCAAGCTGCAGGGCCTCGACTACCAGCTCGGCGAACTCGAACGCTCCAAGGAATACCTCCCCGACATGATCGGCACTCTCGAAGGAGAGATCAAACAGGCCCTGCAGGAGCTGGCCAACGCCAAGGACCAGCTCGAAGCGACCCGCCTGGAAAACAAACGGCTCGAACTGCGCGTCAAGGAAAAGCAGGGCGAACTGGAGCGGCTGCAAAAGCAGATGATGGTCATCAAGACCAACAAGGAATACGACGCCCTGGCGCGCGAGATCGACCATGTCAAAGCCGACATCACGGCCAGCGAGGAAGGCATCCTCTCCACCCTCGACCGCATCGAGGCGCTCCAGAACGAGATCAAGGAGAAGGAAGAGCGGACGCTGCAGGTGCAGACCGCCAACGGCGCCCAGCTCTCCTCGATCAAGGGCGAGATGGACTCGGTCGGCGACAAGATCCGCATCAAGGAAGACGAGCGCAAAAACATCATCGTGCGCCTCGATGACGCCACGGTGGCCATCTACGAGCGCGTGCGCCGCGGCAAGGGCGGCGGCGCGATCGTGCACATCCGCCACGGCGCCTGTTCGGGGTGCTTCAAGCGGATGCCGCCGCAACTGGTGCAGGAGATCCGCCGCGCCGAGCGCCTGATCACCTGCGACTCCTGCGGACGCATCCTGATCTGGTCCGACGACGAATAGCGCCGCGGCGCCAACACGCCGCCTCGATCACCGTATCAGAGGCCAAATGAGACCGAGACACACCAGACAGCGCGCGGGGGGGAACCTCCCGCGCGCTGTCTGCGTTGACAGACCAAACACGAGGACCGACCGATGAATCCAGTGAGCAGCCCCGCCAACCAGACCGCCCCGCGGCCCGTCATGACCCCGGAGACCGTCGCCCCGCGCGATCGCATCCTGGCCGAGGCGCTCACCTTCGACGATGTCCTGCTGGTGCCCGCCAAGTCTGAGGTGATGCCGCGTGAGACCGATGTCTCCACCCGCATCGGCCCGATCCAGCTGCCGATCCCGATCATCTCGGCCGCCATGGACACGGTGACCGAATCACGCCTGGCGATCGCGCTGGCCCGGCTGGGCGGCATCGGCACCATCCATCGGAACATGTCGATCGACCGTCAGGCCGCCGAGGTCGAGCGCGTCAAGCGGTCCGAAAGCGGCATGATCAACAACCCGATCACGTTGGCCCCCGATCGGCCGATCCGCGACGCCCTCGAAGTCATGCGCCGTTACTCGATCTCCGGCATCCCGATCACCGACAATGGCCGTCTGGTCGGCATCATCACCAACCGCGACCTGCGCTTTCAGCGGGACCCGTCGGTGGCCATCAGCGAAGTGATGACCAAGGCGCCGCTGATCACCGCGCCCGAGGGGACCGACCTGGCCGCGGCGCAGGAAATCCTGCACAAGAATCGCATCGAAAAACTGCTGATCGTGGACCGCGCCGGCAATCTGCGCGGCATGATCACGGTCAAGGACATCATCAAGAAGGGGCAGTACCCCGACGCCTGCAAGGATGAGCGCGGCCGTTTGCGCGTGCTGGGCGCGGTCGGCGTGGGCGAGCAGGAAGGGCTGGCGCGGGCGCAGGCGCTGGTCGATGCCGGCGTCGATGGCATCTGCATCGACACTTCGCATGGGCACACCCGTTCGGTCATGGACACCGCGGCGAAATTGCGCGCCCGGTATCCGCAGGTGCTGTTGATGGTCGGCAACGTCGCCACCCGCGAAGGGGCGCATGACCTGATCGCCGCCGGCGCCGATGTGATCAAAGTCGGCATCGGGCCCGGTTCCATCTGCACCACCCGCATCGTGACCGGCGCGGGCCTGCCGCAGTTGACCGCCATCATGGATTGCTGCGAAGAAGCCGCCAAGACCAACACCGCCGTCGTTGCCGACGGTGGGATCAAATACTCCGGCGATATCACCAAGGCGCTGGCCGCCGGCGCCTCGGCGGTGATGATCGGCTCGCTGTTTGCCGGCACCGAGGAAGCCCCGGGCGAAAAGGTCCTCCTCGAAGGACGCTCCTTCAAGGTCTACCGCGGCATGGGATCGATCGGCGCGATGACCCAGGGCGCACGCGACCGCTACTACCAGGGTGAAGAGGAGCTGTCAAAGCTGGTGCCGGAGGGGATCGAAGGGCGCGTCGCCTACAAGGGCGAACTGGCCCAGACCATCCACCAGTTGATCGGCGGTGTGCGCGCCGGCATGGGCATCTGCGGCGCGCCCAATCTGGAGACCCTGCGGCGCACCGCGCGGTTTGTGCGGGTCACCGCCGCGGGGTTGCGCGAAAGCCACCCGCACGACGTGGCGATCACCAAGGAAGCGCCGAACTATCCGCGGGCGTAATCGTCCGCGCGCGGACGGTGAATGCGAGCAGGCCGGCACGCTTTCACCAAGGCGACTTAGAGCGGATCGGCGACACAGAGGTTGACGCCGAAGCCCGCGGAGCCGTCGGTGGCCCCGTCGCCGTCCTCATCCACGAGCAATTTCAGAGTGTAGTGCCCGATGCCGATTTCGGCGTTGGTCTTGCCATCAAAGTGCAGCGACAGAAATTGCACGGTGATGTCCACGGAGTTGGCGCCGGCGCTGCCCGGATAGGCAAACACCAGGTCGGTGCCCTGCACCGCGCCCTTGGACTTGGGGTTGTAACCGCGCAGGGAGACGCCGTCGAACGCCACCGCGCCCGTGGCGCTCCAGGTCACGGTGAACGTCACCGGCGCGCCTTCGGTGTAGTTGGTGTCCGCGAAGGCCGACGACCAGGTCACTTCGTTGGCGCCGAGCGTGTCGGTGGAGGTCTCCACCGCCGCCGGCTGCGCATCCACGCTGCCGGCGATCAAAGGCACAATCAGGATGGCCACTGCCACGATCCATAATGCCAGACGCATGCCGTTCCTCCTTACTTGCGTTGAGTGTCTCGCTGACTTGCGGCGACAGACGGTGGTACATGGTGCCGGCCTGACTCGCACTCCTCTCTTCGGCGCGCCTCGGCGTCAAACTTGAGAGCGATCCGCCATGCCGCGAAAAAAACCCCGATCGACACGCCGGGCGTTGATCAGGATTTACACTGATCAACTTCCGCGATCCGTCCCGGCCAAAGCAG
Coding sequences within it:
- the dnaG gene encoding DNA primase, with the translated sequence MPDDAIKDQVKEATDIVAVIGQYVTLRRRGTNLIGLCPFHTEKTPSFTVHADRQFFHCFGCGKGGDVFTFLMEHEGWSFPEALKYCAEKAGITLPERRERDDPQSRLRDEMSAALELADKIFRHTLFTPVGKHALDYLKNRGFQEQTLKRAGIGYAPPGYETVLKTAEARGITRKILEAAGLITHSAKGGNPYDRFRNRVTFPIVNLSGKTVGFGARALSDEDQPKYLNSPETALYQKGRLLYGLVVARDAIRRENRAILVEGYMDWLTMVEAGIDNVVAVSGTALTDMQAKLLSRFCERVTMMFDADAAGQRAALRGIDIAYNAALGVDIAVLPKGEDPDSLIRKQGGQALRRVLNAAVGIVEYRVENERAKAPGGRLDFLAQEKLIKEFGELAVKLADPTRREAFLAEVAATVGVEMSVVRQALKLAPAPRPPKAEAPPRELLSGHAGFLRLLLESPDYVARARLAVLADDFDHPLLRAMYQALLDKTADGSWPTTPQELGATPEEVEHWSRLMTHSVDPATRDRAFEDGLRDFAQRRRPAPQLRQLIAQAERAGETAKARELTERLAEQLRLDKTEPAEGKAGKGDYGGGKTP
- a CDS encoding endonuclease MutS2 — protein: MPDTPVANAHTLSVLEFDRIVESTAGFCLTPMGGERIRRRQPSADPDWVDARFAELREMMTLAATGGFPLHRLPDIRPHLEKSALDGAFLDPPELLQIGEFLQGVDALLAFARTSRESAPRVEEYLESLSAIYPLRQAISRSITPEGEVADSASPELAKIRREKRGARDAVVGRLERILAQRKTDPSRMDDLITLRNDRFVIPVREGDPAAGEGIIQDRSSSGATLYVEPMAVVELNNRLQRLGLEEAREVRRILLALTEQVRDHREPLADDVDSIGALDAVHALARFGLHIDGIVPGRVATASITLRQARHPLLVLKAARLPKSERAPVVPMSLAIGDQHTAIIVTGPNTGGKTVALKTVGLLTLMAQAGWPLPVAEGTAIGLFDHVIADIGDEQSIESSLSTFSSHLMRINDALARANDRTLVLLDELGAGTDPKEGAALGEAIIGELTERGTRLVVTTHHSALKTLSQHDPRIENASLVFDVKTLSPTYQFRVGLPGASYAIDIARRLGVSPTVIDRAMSLVDAQERDLTSLLNELDERLETLRAQQEDLEEKQRAAASLEELYKARVATLEKSASERKQEALAEAERIVEGTRREMENLVREIRETQAEKDKVKQSHHTITARLEDIRERRRELAPTPAAPEQLQGPLTVGDKVWIEAFRKEGEVIDLDTARGKLKVRIGDFLYALDRSAVTRVKGAAESEPAKPVIRIRVQSTTEIGPELSLRGETAEDALILLDRYLDDAILAGWQEVRIVHGKGEGILRRAVTEFLAKDKRVESRRLGEWNEGADGVTIARLKSS
- a CDS encoding C4-type zinc ribbon domain-containing protein, with translation MATKATMHEAVDLLLKLQGLDYQLGELERSKEYLPDMIGTLEGEIKQALQELANAKDQLEATRLENKRLELRVKEKQGELERLQKQMMVIKTNKEYDALAREIDHVKADITASEEGILSTLDRIEALQNEIKEKEERTLQVQTANGAQLSSIKGEMDSVGDKIRIKEDERKNIIVRLDDATVAIYERVRRGKGGGAIVHIRHGACSGCFKRMPPQLVQEIRRAERLITCDSCGRILIWSDDE
- the guaB gene encoding IMP dehydrogenase, producing MTPETVAPRDRILAEALTFDDVLLVPAKSEVMPRETDVSTRIGPIQLPIPIISAAMDTVTESRLAIALARLGGIGTIHRNMSIDRQAAEVERVKRSESGMINNPITLAPDRPIRDALEVMRRYSISGIPITDNGRLVGIITNRDLRFQRDPSVAISEVMTKAPLITAPEGTDLAAAQEILHKNRIEKLLIVDRAGNLRGMITVKDIIKKGQYPDACKDERGRLRVLGAVGVGEQEGLARAQALVDAGVDGICIDTSHGHTRSVMDTAAKLRARYPQVLLMVGNVATREGAHDLIAAGADVIKVGIGPGSICTTRIVTGAGLPQLTAIMDCCEEAAKTNTAVVADGGIKYSGDITKALAAGASAVMIGSLFAGTEEAPGEKVLLEGRSFKVYRGMGSIGAMTQGARDRYYQGEEELSKLVPEGIEGRVAYKGELAQTIHQLIGGVRAGMGICGAPNLETLRRTARFVRVTAAGLRESHPHDVAITKEAPNYPRA